The genomic DNA CAGCGTCAGCGGTCGCGGAAGAAGGCCGTCAGCTGGGCGGAACAGGCGTCCTCCAGGACTCCGTGGATCACTTCGGGGCGGTGGTTGAGCCGCCGGTCCCGTACGACGTCCCAGAGCGAACCCGCCGCGCCCGCCTTCTCGTCCCGTGCCCCGTAGACCACACGGGCCACCCGGGACTGCACGAGCGCGCCCGCGCACATCGTGCACGGCTCCAGGGTGACCACCAGCGTGCACCCGGAAAGCCGCCACTCGCCGAGCGCCGCGGCGGCCCGGCGCACAGCGAGGATCTCGGCGTGCGCGGTCGGATCACCGGTCGCCTCGCGTTCGTTGTGTCCCGTGGCGAGCAGGGCGCCACCCGGGCCGAGGACGACGGCGCCGACCGGCACATCGCCGGCCCGCGCCGCCTGCGCGGCCTCGTCCAGGGCGCGGCGCATGGGCGCCCGCCACGGGTCCCGTACAGGGTCGTGCGGTTCTGACAGTCGGTGCGGGCCCGGTCGTTCGGTCACCCGCGGACCCTAACGGACGGTTTCCAGGACCTCGGCCGCTCCCAGCGCGTCCGCGATCTCCACCAGTGCGTCCGTCCGCAGCATCAGCAGCTCCTTCTCGGGGAGTCCGAGGTCGGCCAGGACCCCGGTGTCACCGAGCGGACCCGTCGGTACGGCGTCGGCGTCGAGCCCGTCGTCGTCGTTGTCGTCGAGGTCGGTGTCGTTGTCGTTGTCGGGGGTGTGGTCCGGTTCGCCGTCCTCCGTACCGTCGAGGCCGACGAGCTCTTCGAGGGCGGCAATCGAGTCCTCGGCCTCGGGTTCGCGGCCGAGCAGTTCATCGGTGAGCAGGATCTCCCCGTAGGAGGAGCGGGCGGCGGCGGACGCGTCCGAGATGTAGATACGGGGGTCCTCCTCACCGTCCACCCGGATGACGCCGAACCAGGCGTCCTCCTGCTCGATGAAGACGAGCACCGTGTCCTCGTCCACCGAGGCCTCACGGGCCAGATCCGTCAGATCGGACAGGGTCTCCACATCGTCGAGTTCCGTGTCGCTCGCTTCCCACCCGTCTTCGGTGCGCGCGAGCAGTGCGGCGAAGTACACCGTGACTCTCCCACTGGTCATAGGGGTGTCGGTCCGGCGGGAGGAGAGTCGGTGATCCGGCTGTCCTGTGCCCCGCCCATCGGAATCGTGGCAGAAACAGAGCGTTCGCGAGAGGAGTTCGACCGTTGCGTCGTCCATGAGTTGTCGACAACACCGCTTCCAGGGGGCCGTCCGGCGGTCCCGGCGGCTACCAGCGGAAGGTCCGCATCCGCATGGCTTGGCGCATTCGGGCGGCCCTGGCCCGGCGTGGCTGGACCCGGTCGCGCAGTGCCTTCGCCTCATGAAGCTCACGCAGGAACTGGGCGCGGCGCCTGCGGCGCTCCTCGTCCGTCTCGGGCGCGTCCAGCGTGTCCCGGCGGCCGTGCGTGTCGTGCGGTTCCTGCTGGTCCCGCTCCTGCTGCTCCCCGTCGGGCATCGGCGCATCACCCCAAGGCTGGGTCCGTATGCCCACACCTTCCCTCCGAACGGGCGATTGATGCCAGCGCACGGGTGCGGTTGGCCCGGCTACTGTTGAGCCCATGCGGATCCACGTCGTCGACCACCCGCTGGTCGCGCACAAACTCACCACCCTGCGCGACAAGCGCACCGACTCCCCGACCTTCCGGCGGCTCGCCGACGAGCTGGTCACCCTGCTCGCCTACGAGGCCACCCGGGACGTGCGCACCGAGCAGGTCGACATCGAGACCCCGGTGACGCCGACCACCGGCGTGAAGCTGTCGCACCCGCGGCCCCTGGTCGTGCCGATCCTGCGGGCCGGTCTGGGCATGCTCGACGGCATGGTGCGGCTGCTGCCGACCGCCGAGGTCGGCTTCCTGGGCATGATCCGCAATGAGGAGACGCTCCAGGCGGAGACGTACGCCACGCGGATGCCGGAAGACCTCTCGGGCCGCCAGGTGTACGTCCTGGACCCCATGCTCGCCACCGGCGGCACGCTGGTCGCGGCCATCCAGGAGCTGATCAAGCGCGGTGCGGACGATGTCACCGCCGTCGTGCTGCTCGCGGCGCCCGAGGGCGTCGAGGTCATGGAGCGCGAACTGGCCGGTACACCGGTCACCGTGGTCACCGCCTCGGTCGACGAGCGGCTCAACGAGAACGGCTACATCGTGCCGGGGCTCGGCGACGCGGGCGACCGGATGTACGGCACCGTCGACTAGAGGCTGTCCGGCCCGACGGTTCCGAAGAAGGCTCTCGGCCCTCGCATCCTGTACTGCGGTGTCACCCGCAGGAGGGTGCGGGGGCCGGCTTGTTCAGTGCGGCAAGGGCCGCAGCGGCGGCCTTCGGGGTGTTCAGCTTCTTGAACGCCGTACCGAGGATCAGATCGACATCCGCCGTCTTGCGGGTGTCGGTCTTCGGCGTGGCG from Streptomyces sp. NBC_01707 includes the following:
- the tadA gene encoding tRNA adenosine(34) deaminase TadA; this translates as MRRALDEAAQAARAGDVPVGAVVLGPGGALLATGHNEREATGDPTAHAEILAVRRAAAALGEWRLSGCTLVVTLEPCTMCAGALVQSRVARVVYGARDEKAGAAGSLWDVVRDRRLNHRPEVIHGVLEDACSAQLTAFFRDR
- the upp gene encoding uracil phosphoribosyltransferase, with the translated sequence MRIHVVDHPLVAHKLTTLRDKRTDSPTFRRLADELVTLLAYEATRDVRTEQVDIETPVTPTTGVKLSHPRPLVVPILRAGLGMLDGMVRLLPTAEVGFLGMIRNEETLQAETYATRMPEDLSGRQVYVLDPMLATGGTLVAAIQELIKRGADDVTAVVLLAAPEGVEVMERELAGTPVTVVTASVDERLNENGYIVPGLGDAGDRMYGTVD